Genomic segment of Chionomys nivalis chromosome 17, mChiNiv1.1, whole genome shotgun sequence:
caactgactgtaattcCATCTCCAGGGGGTCTAACGCCTTCTTTCGGCATTCAGGGGCATCAGCACATACTCagacatagacacatagacacccaaataaataaacattaaatatcGAAAACAAAGAATTATTCTCCAATAATGCAGACGCCCGCCCCCTCCCAGAAGCTGGAGGCAAGGAAACATGAACCCTGAAGCCCACAGGGAAATGCAGTTCTGTCCACCCTAGTGGGATGCCAAACTTTCAGGAGATTGGACTTCCAACATGTATGACTGAAATCTgctatttatattgttttaagtCACTAAATTTGAGGTAGTTCAGAGACCCACACAGGCAATTCTCTCTTATGTTATGGTAACTTGTGCATTCTAAGACACGTGTCCACTCTATTTTAGTCTTCCTACTGGACTGATGTTGGCTGTGGCAGTCCTAACAAGTCTTGTTACTGTAAGGTAGGTAGTGATGTCTTTGCAGTcgaactgctgagcatctctttGTGccgctccccctcctccttcttctcctcaccTCTCCCTTTCTGGCCTATAACTTGTTACATGGAGCAGACTAGCTTCACCCTTgtagcaatcttcctgcctctgcctcccaaatgctgggatcacaggtataaCTGCCATAGCTGGAATAGGATGGGCCCATCTGGACCTACCAGTTTTATTGACTCAGtgagccaatttttttttttttggtttttctgagacagggtttctctgtggctttggagcctgtcctggaactagctcttgtagaccaggctggtctcgaactcacagagatacgcctgcctctgcctcccaagtgctgggattaaaggcgtgtgccaccactgcccgacagtGAGCCAATTTTTGGGTTGATTTTTCTACTCATTTCCTAATTGATGGGGGagaatcttctgttttgtgttaattttgttggttaaataaagagactgccttggccctttaataggacagaaaattaggtagacagagtagactgaacagaattctgggagaaagaaagccgagtcaggcagtcgccatgattctcccacccgacacagacgcaagttaaaatctttcctggtaagccacaccttgtggtgctacacagattattaaatatgggttaaagcaagatgtgagaattagccaataagaggctggaactaatgggccaggcagtgtttaaaagaatacagtttgtgtgttgttattttgggtgtaaagctagccggctGGGTGGCAACGCAGCCCACTGTTCCTTCAACACCTAATTTCTGTTTCATGATTTCCATTTTGAGTTTGATTTCCTTGGTTTCTCCTTGTTAAATCTATAAATTAGTTCTAAAGCAATTGCCATGGACGGGCTCAGGGGAaccactcagaccgtgggagaagcagggtcttggtaACAAGAAAGCACAAGTTTGGCAAatgacagacacaacacacaagagagtggttggaatctgttgcgattttactgaattcatgttttcattatatagtattcaaacaacaaatcagaaggtcatgtgtcattggttggcacagtatgaaagcttcttttagtcacatcagcaatatttaagaaaagcatattatcaggaacaggtgttagacataaaacatccttagaagaggaaatcttgtccttgggaacgTAAATCTCAGATAAGtggtttcatcttttttttttttttttttttggttttttcgagacagggtttctctgtggttttggagcctatcctggagctagctcttgtagaccaggctggtctcgaactcacagagatccgcctgcctctgcctcccgagtgctgggattaaaggcgtgcgccaccaccgcccggcttaagtggtttcatcttaagaatagaaagtttctgtctcataatCGCTATCATGGCCTTTCCTCTTTCTAACCCTTTCTTTatctcatctagtgaccaaatatgcctaatcagttctctgcacctgttgaaatatactttttagtaccttcttatgcagcaaacaccatgggggttgggatctagcaagcctatccataaagttcagaGTGTAATATAATactctttgtccatcaacattaatccatctattcccttgctcatcatacaccccgtgtatgacaaaggttctgctgtagtcttatacattcccatactttGCTTCCCTATCTCAGAGCTGTTTCTGAAGAgatgatccttgtcttgtagatatatagaatatcattattatgaaagagaTTGTGTAAAGCTCATATCCCGCATAGCCAGCTAATGGAGAAACCCATCTATGCCCCAAGGGCggccaataccaggctgtctgccattgacctccaggaagcctactCCCATAGGACACATGGCTCCCGTCcagcataatgacatatgtcatgtcacacagatgacactggagttggtgtggcaagCAATGAGTTAACTATAGCATGCGATTTTTGATATGATTCTAAGATTTattgtatacagtgctctgcctgcatctacatctgcacaccagaaaaagggaccagagctcagagattgttgtgagccaccatgtggttgcttggaattgaactcaggacctctggaagagtagccagtgttcttaacctctgaaccatctatttctccagccctaatatGTTGAAGTTTTACTATCATATAGATAAAACTTTCAATTTATTTGTTcctttacttaaaattttaaaaggtttcatttattttaaaattatgtgtatatgtgtatctacTCACCATGGCCAGaggtttcctggagctggagttacaggtgcttgagAGCTTGGATACTCTGGGAGCAGTTACGCAAGCATTTAATTACTAACACTCATTTCTTcagtgtgtgtggcagggggagggaaagggaggcgagaacagggagggaggaagagagggagataaaagagagggaagagaggggatgGAGAGCGAGATgtaggggaagggagaaaagagggagagagaagcaaggTCACAAATGATGGAGtacagactggtctcaaactatCAGACACCTCatataagtgaaataaaaaatatttctcacttcagtcttacTGGTTTTCAGTTAACTCAATTTACATATACTGCCCAAGGCTCACAGGTCTAAGTGGGAAAGGAGCCAGAGATGCACGTTTGTctgtcaaaaataatttttgaaacagggtctcactatgtagtccaggctggcctggaattctttttattgtgtatgaatgttttgcctagcATCTGCAAAGACTAGAAGGTGGTACCAGACACTTTGGATTAGGATTacaagatggttgtgagctgccatgtgggtgctggaaactgaacccaggtcctctgaaagaatagcaagAGACTCTAGCTGCTAAGTCATGCCTTTAGGCTCTGGCCTCAAATTCTATATCTTCcttccttagcttcctgagtgctgagacaaCAGGTGTGCATCATCGTTTGACTATATACCTACATTTCTGGTTAGCATTCTAGAATAAAATAGGGTAAGACTTCTGGTTCAAAGAAGTCTTTCGACATTTGATATTAAGTTATGAaccacattatatatatattttaataagacCTCATATAGCTTAGCTGACATTAAACGCTTGATCTTGTGGGTTGGTGGTGGGGCACatccttaatcctagcactcaagaggcagaggaaagcagatctttgtgagttcaaggccagcctggtatacagtgtgagtcccaggacagccaagactacacagagaatcctgtcTTAAATCACTCTCCCACCcaaattcttgatcctcctgtttcagccccTCAGTGCTTTTTTagtatgtctttttttcttttctacagtATGTTTTCTTGTTAATGGATGAGCTGGAAGTAATGCTCCCCATCCTTCTGCCCAAAGGATGTTGTTTTGAAGCagtatcactatgtagcccacgCTGGTCTTTAACTCATGGCCCTGCATCAGTCTAACTGCTGGGCTTACGGGGTGTATAACCATGTCTGGCTTTGACAGCTTTAACATTCTTCACTAGTGGAATGGTTAAGACTTTTATTGCCTTCATGGTTTTATTGCTTTTAGTATTAAAAAGTACAAGTTTAGCCTGGTgcacactttaattccagcactcaggaggcagagaaaggcggatctctgagtttgaggccagcctggtctacagagctagtgccaggacagcaggacaggctccaaagctacacagaaaccctgtctcaaaaaacaaacaaaaaacaaaaaggtgcaAATTTGTAAATCAACCTATAGAAATTTGAAGTCAGACTTCACAATACCATTTTATAGTGCTAAATATAAAGGATTTGTAAGGATTTAGttacaaatacaaagaaatataatACATGACATAAAAAAATTTACATCATTGTTGGGGACTGCGGGTCACCAGAccgaatttcttgtaaacaacttgttttcctctgctctgagccggctgcagctgctctgagtgaAACCCTGATGGCAGGGAGTGTGTTCTGATGAGTCAGCAGCTGAAAGATTCCCGGGAGCGGGGGCGTGGTCAGAGcccccctgaacacaataaagtggacattcttgtatcaaggatgacccgtgtccatgtctctctctgtgtatttttaagtCTCCAGGCCCAGTTCCTGGCTTGCATACCGACCTGTAGTGGCTCGGGCGCTACAGGTGTAGCACCGTACAGCAGGCACTGTGCTTTACTCATAATCCTTTCTGCTTCAAATTCAGTAAACGTTTAACAGAAATCTAGTAAAAATAATGTGGAGATGGAtggctgggagagagaaaaaaaaaacaaaaaaaaaccctgtccttttttttttttttggtttttcgagacagggttttgctgtggttttggagcctgtcctggaactagctcttgtagaccaggctgatctcgaactcacagagatccgcctgcctctgcctcccaagtgctgggattaaaggcgtgcgccaccactgcccggccccccTGTCCTTTTACAGACCCATGAAGAGATAGGTAATGAGTGCTGACTTCTAGGGAGCAGATCTCAGACCACAGTCAAGTCTGTCAGAGCTAATTTACTATCTCATTTTGTTCTATCAGGAAAGGGACTTATATACTGTTTGTGAAATAGTTTCACATTCCTTGGGAATCATGTTGGTGCTCAGAGTTTAGAACACTTTAGACAGTGGATTTTCAGATTTAGCATTTGTACTGTGCTAAGGCAAGCTAGAAACATggtaatttcaaaattattttaaaatattatagtaaATAACTATTTGGATTTAAGTGTTCTTACATACTCAAATATTAAAAGCAATCTCTAGATCGCAACAGCATTTTGTACAGTAAGattttatttgaataatatttacaaaataaatacaattttaatcaCTAAGTTCTTCTTCATCACTGAAATATGTGCTTTTCTTTATCCTTGGTCGTCTGGAATCATCGGAGGCTGAGGGACCTCCTGGACTGGCTCTCCATCTGTTTTGCTCCTCTTCAATCTTGGCTTGCTGTAATATGATTCAGAAAGCAGACAAAACCAGTTATGTACAGCACATCATGTTAATTCAAAGGAATTACCACAAAAAAGACCAGAACACAATTTCCACCCTCCTAGGTCATACCAACAAATCCCAATCATGGTCCTACTCAAAATTTATCCTAGGGAAATTCCccagtcccacccccacccccggccaCTACTCCCAAGGTGTGTTGAACTCCTTATGATGGAAGGatgacttgaacttctgagccttcTGCCTCACTTCCATAATGCTGGGCTGCAACCCCAGCCCATGATTATGCCGTGCTCGGATAAAACCCAGAGCATTGTGCATGGTAGCAACCAACACCCtagccatttttgtttttcagtttgtttcgacacagggtttcactatgtagcttatgttggcctggaacttgttaggTAGTTTAGGCTGGtgtgaactcatgatcttctacCTCAGCCTTCTCAGGGGAGAATACAAGTATGAAATATGATGATTGGCTCGATCCTAGGCAATTTCTAAAGATTCTTTCTAGATAAGCTAAAGACATTTTTAATCAAACTGTTGTTTTAACTTAAACAATAATTttatccaggctggtcttgaactcctgatcctatCTCTACTTCATATGTGTTGGGATTACACATGTGCTAACACACCCAGCTAAtccattggttctcaacctgtgggttgtgaccccttcagaggtcatatatcagatatcctgtctgcatatcagatagttacattatgattcataactgtagtaaaattatagctatgaagtagtgatgaaataattttatgatggggGTAACcacatgaggacctgtattaaagggctgcaccattaggaaggttgagaaccactgagctgaTCCAATATTTCCACCACCCAATTTTGTAATTAAGACAGATTAATAATATACTAAAAGTATAGACTAAAATAATATACtaaaagtatattattttattatgggATCTTACAGCCTAGATAGAACGAAAGAGAACTTTTCATTTAGATAAAGACCTAAGAATAATGTGTTACCTCAAATTTACACAGTGAAGGGAAAACACAGATTACATGATGATCAACACAGTGATAAAAGAATATAAACTTTAACATGAATTACACCACAGTGCCTtgtatttttatacttgatacattttatttttcagttttagagacagggtttcactctgtagtccaggctaggtTTGAACCCATTTTCCTGTTCTACACTGCTAAGTGTTGAGTTCACAGACACGGCCCTGTGACTACCTACTACACTGCCCCCTTTCTCTGAGACAAAGCTTCTTCAGGCGGGTCTTCAATTCCTCAGCCTCAACGCAGGCAGGATTAAAGGCTGTAGATTCGCTCAGTTAAAACAAATCAACCGGGACACAACACACTGTCACAccatttccttcctctgccctgCCCAGCAAGTGGTCCATCACTGAGCTAGGTCCCCAGGCACCCAATCCCTTGGGAACATCAGTACCTGAAACGCTATGGCCTGACTGAGACTGTCCAGAGCCGgatcttccccttcttcttcactCACTTCGACTTCCTCACTAGgtcagcaaaggaaaaaaaaaattcagctgcAGTCAGCTAACAGCAAAAAGGCAAAACCACACAGCATCTTAGTTAGTGAGCCTACTATACATACACCTCCTCTTCTGGTTCAggaactttcttcttcttcttcttttctttcttcttgggaGGCTCACGTTCTCCAAGCATGTTTTTAGGACAGGCATAACTTAAGTGTCCACtttccttttgtaaaaaaaaaaaaaaaaaaaaaaaaaaaaaaaaaaaaaacaagaataaagatGATAGCTGCTGTTATTGACAGGAACCTGCCCTGGCCCTGTGAGAGGCTAGAATCTAGGAAACCATATTCTTTCTCATTGTGGGAACACAGGACCAGACACGGTCCTTCCCAATAGAAGAGGCAGAGTGTGGGCTACTCTAAGGTCTAGCATCTGCAGTGATAAACTAGGGAGCAAAGAAGTATTCTTTCCTCAAAATCTTAAGTCTCAACTTTTGCCACACAaaagaattctaaatttaaatggATCATCAACTCTAAAAGCTTTACATTAGCTTGATAAATGGggataaaattatttctattaacTTGTAAGATGTTGAATATTCAGCTTTAAGGACAAGTGAAGGCTGGGGATACAGGTCTAGGGCAGAGCACCTGTATGACGGGCACAGAGCTggggttcagtcccagcaccatGCTCGTTTCTTTTTCTTACATACATGGCTTGTATTATCATTCTATTTTGCTGAGTTGGATTATTATTAGGAGATAGAATACTGCATTGTAAAACACAGGAGCTCTGAGCTACAATCTATACATTAGCTTACTAAAGTACATGAAATAGTACTGTTAACTTGTGGAGAGGAGACTGAGTCAATATtacaacagaagaaaataattttctattttttggggggggggatatttgaggtttctccgtgtaatagtcctagctgtcctagaaatcattttgtagaccaggctggtctcaaactcactgagatccacctgcctctgcttcctgagtgctagaattaagggtactaccactgcccagtggaAAAAATTATTTGACAATGCCGGTACTCTGTATTTGGCATATGGCTGAATCCAAGAAGTACTATTTACTGTTAATTTACTATGGAGAGAATTCTATTGTCTTCTGGAACAACAGCACCAAAAGGTGTTAACTCAgatcattaaagaaaaagattCCTATTAAAAAATAGCTCTGGGATAAATCAggatatatataaatgtaattttaagggggaaaaattAAAGAACTATAAAATGTACAGAGTAGGTGTGTGATATACTTCAGTTGCTGCAGTGCCTGCCCTAGCATATACAAAGCACTGGGTTTGATTCCCCTGCCACATATAAAGCCCTTGTCTGTAGTCACCACATGCTGGAAGTGGAGACAGataagagctttttttttttttcctttttcgagacagggtttctccatagctttttggttcctgtcctggaactagctcttgtagaccaggctggcctcgaactcccagagatccgcctgtctctgcctcccgagtgctgggattaaaggcgtgcgccaccaccgcccggcaggataaGAGTTTTAAAGCCATCTTCTACTACATAAATGCCTGTGTCAGAGGCActgtatttaaattaataaaaagtacTAACCCTGGTTTGGCGGCACACAACTCTgactccagcatttgggagacacaggcaggcacatctttctgggtttgaggccagccaccCAGTAAATTCCAGATCAGCTGAGTTTATATAACGTGACAAGGCAAATAAACAAAAGGCCCACAACAATAAATGATGAGAATATACAAAGTATGACAGTAACAAATCTGtctaaatcaataaaatcaaaggGAATAATTGACTCTCAGATTATTTAGCATTTCTCAGATGATCTGTATTAGCTATAAACATGGAGAGTAAGGATATTCTTacacaaacaaacagaccaaATGAAGAGAGAATCTCTTTATGGCCTACGCTAGCCAAGAATTCAGCATGTAATAACCCTGAGCTCAAGGTCCTTCTAtgagcctcctgactgctgggactacaggtctGTGCTGCTATGCTCAGTCAGCACTGTTCTTTTTACAAACATAACTTAGGACTTTAGAATACtttcaaaataatcttttaacAGGATTTAAATGACTAAATTAGTATGCACTCATGccacatttccttcctttctagtTATCTACGCACCTTTCTACAATGCATCTTTTCTTGGCCAACAGGGTAAGGAGTGGCAGCTGGAGGGAGGTGGTGGAATGAAAATGGCCAAcgtaggctcatgtatttgaatacttggtccccaggtggtgaaactgtttggaaaggattagaaagtgtggccttgttggaagaggtgcgttattgggagtgggctttgaggttcccaAAGACTGGTACCAATCTCAGTGTGCCCccttgttgttttctgtttgtggatctttttttttttttaaaaaagatttatttatttattatgtatacagtgttctgcctgtgtgcatacctgcaccccagaagagggcaccagatctcattacagatggttgtgagccaccatgtgattgctgggaattgaactcaggacctctggaagaacagtcagtgttcttagccgctgagccatctctccagtcccgtttGTGGCTCTTACATGAGCTCTCGGCAACTGCTCTAGGGCCATTCCTTCATACCTACTACTGTGCTCCTGCCAGGATGGTGATGGATTCCTAACCTCTGGAAATGTAAGCCTGAAATGAACCCTTCTTGATATAAATTGCGTTGAtcactgttttatcacagcgacagagAAGTAACTAAGGTGTCAAGCTATTTCAAATGTCTTCCCTGTTGCCTTGTAGGTAAGACAATGTCTTACAGAAATTATCCCTCTGCCTCTTCACTAATACTCTGCATTCAGTGTTTAAGTATTTTATACCACCACTTTTAGGAACTGACAGCTATGAGACGCAGATTGAAATTCTCCTAGTACTAAAAAGACAGGTGTGGTACAGCACACCTATATAGTTTTGGCTACTTAGAAGATTAGGATGGGAGAGTAATCACTCCAGGCCATGAGTTTACTACTAACCTTGGGAACATCATGCAATCCTGTCCCAACAACAACTGAAAGAGGAGTTCAGTCTGTTATCTTACACTATGGTCGTACAATCACATTGACAGTGAAATCTGGTCCTTAAACACTCGTGGCAACAACAATCAAACACATGCAATAGCCAATTAACAGAAATTATTAGTTGCTTAAAATCTTTTAAGAcattaagaaaactaaaaaaaaaacattagctttttttttttttttggtttttgcaacaggatttgtctgtgtagccctggctgatgtggaactcagtatgtagaccaggctgaccttgaatttacagagattctcctgcctctacctcccgagtgctgagattataggtatatgccacctgtatttttagaaaacaatttcaaaGATTCAGAAACtggtaaaattattttatattatctaccctagatatttttattctctctctttttgctttgtgatactgaggattgaacccataTCTTTTAGCATGCCAGGCAATTTCTCTCCCACTCATCTCTGCCTATAGTTCCACCCCAAGTATCTTTAGATACTATtaagttttatatattattatgcaTGTGGACATGCATTTGCCACAATCTGagtgtggagatcaaaggacaactttgtggattaGGTtctcttccacctttatgtgggttcttaggattgaactcaggtcattaggcatGCATGGCGAACACCTTTACCCATGGAGTCATTTCAGTGATATTTAGATAGAGTTTATGTTGGTATTCAGGCATTTGTACTTGCCTGCCCTTGAGGTCCTGTCAGGACAcggcctcagctgcagccactaagagcacctcctgtgcacattcactacgttcccttttcttcctgcttctctgcctgtctgtctcttctctcctactgttcctgtctccagaggctggtctcccctttctcctgcccccttttcccattcactttctcCCAATAAAAAAATccctccacctgagctctgttgcatggtgtctttctctcacacgctgcttttttaaaaattacaacaatTTACACTCTCCAAGTCAAGTCGCTTTCATAATCTGGGTTTAGCCAGGCAGAAATTTTGGTGAGGAGTTTGGGGTTCAGCTCAGACAGCAGAATGCTTGTGTGGCATGCAGAACGCCTTGGTAACTCATAAACTAGAAGTGGTGGGACATACTTGTAATGCCAGCATCTTAAATTCACGGTCACCACCTACTGCATGGGTGAGTGtgagccagcctgtgctacattagacctatctcaaacaaactgaaaataatctcaacaaaaatgaaattgtgGTGAGGCTGGGGAGATAACACAGCAGGGTAAGAGGGCTTTTGCTGCAAGTTACTAGCTTAGCACCAAGTTTAGAGACTCTTGTTAAAAGGGAATAAGTGATACATCAGGCAGGATTTTTGGAGTCCTGTGTCCTCCATCCAGAGTCTCCCTTTCCGTGAACACCAGCCTCTCCTGCAGGCACCACTAAAAGACTAATATGAAGATCACTTTATACTACAGAAGAGTTACCGAATTTTAGGTTTACTTACCCCACACTCATAACACTTAGATTTATCAAAGTAGTTTCGCCGTCGGATGAACTCAGCTGCTCTTCCATTATCAATAGCAATGCTTGCCTTTATCACTCTACCAAATAACTAAAtcagaaaaaatgtaaatacagaGGATGTAGTTCACCAAGACTTAGTTATCAGATACTGTCCCCTCAATTCTTGTTGTAATAAATGTGACAGATTCTATGCCATAATTTCCCCTTTAGAGTCTTCCAATGTTTTGACAACCCAATACAATGCTGACATCATTTTCCAAAAGGTAGCCACTGCTGAATTACAGATATTAATCAGACTTTATGATCTCCTGCAGCCCCACTGCTCTTGCTTTagacacagacacttttgggttACAACCTTGATGAAAAGAATGGCTTACCTGTTTGTTATTTATTGCTCTGGTGCAGTTTAAGGCAGAGTCTTtatccaaaaacaaaataaatgcaacacCTTTACTCTTCCTCGTGTCTTTGTCTTTCATTATAGTAACCCTTAAAGCACAAAGAAccagttaaaaaaataagacaaaaacttGTAACTACTCAGGaaactcaagatgattttttttaaaaatcaggttaaataataaaacatttgaaaagagaaattaaaaaaaaatcatgagtagTGGTAGAGGCTTGTGATTCCAACACTTGGCAGAGGGAAGTAGAAGGaacaggagttcagggtcattcttgGCTAGAGAGCtttaggccagcctaggctaggagatcctgtctaaagaaaaatgatttaagcCGTCCAGCTCCTCAAAGTCCTGAGGGATCAAGGAGaatggaaatgagaaaatgaCACTGACAATATGGAAGAGCACAGCTAGAATTGGGAGCTATCAGAGCTTGAAAGGGTCTAGTTGATAGACAGGCTGATGCAATTACTACATCATTATCAACTATATATCAAAATGTCTATCCTCTTCCCcttgcaaaaccaaaaacacaagcTGAGGCATTCTCTTGTATACAGAGAACAAAATGATTTActatttttcttaagttttagaTCCAAGTGTCTTCATTTCAAACAATTTCCAGCTTAGTGGTCCTTAGCTATTCCTTAGTGCCCCAGGCTATAGGGGTTGCTAACCGCACATCATTTAGTGTAATTTAGAAGAACAATGCTTGAATctgccatggtggcacatgcttagaGTGCAGACACTCAGTCTGCTAGGGCAGGAAGACTTTACCAAGCTGAAGGCTTGTATATAGTGAGgtatgtagtgagaccctatccttttatttgagatttttattttatgtgcatgagtattttgccttcatgtatgtctgtgttctatgtatgtgtattgcCTGAGTGTCAGGTGCCctgggaactggaattacagccaATTGTTAGTTGccaagtaggtgctgggaatcaaacctgggtactctggaagagcactcagtgaCCCTGATggctgagccttttctccagcctGAGACTGTAGCAAACATTTTTGttggccaccagctcacaaataacaacacggagacttattattaattatgaaagcttggactttagcttaggcttgtctccacTAGCTCtcatagcttaaattaacccatttatattaatctatattctgccacATGACACTACCTCTCTTCCATATTgtacctcctttttcttctccaccTCTGGCTGGCAACCCCACATTTCtgcccagagttctctctctgcctgtaagtcccacctatacttcttttGTAGATATTAGCCGTCTAGCTTTTTATTGCACCAAccacagcaacacatcttcacacagtgtacaaatattctgcaaattgtataaaaacaatgtgtacacatacatgtatatattcacaGTCAAGGGAGTGCACGCTACAGAGCAAGTGGAAATACTAAAGACAGGTACATGTGGATAaaggaatctttttttaaaaggtaacaaTGCTTTGTTAgtgaattcccagcactcacttaaaggctgggcatggcagtCTTGGTGAGCAGAAACTGGTATATCCTAGGAG
This window contains:
- the Zcrb1 gene encoding zinc finger CCHC-type and RNA-binding motif-containing protein 1 isoform X2, producing the protein MLAPQRGAGGEAAAGSQPPLRAAALKIFSKYGKVVKVTIMKDKDTRKSKGVAFILFLDKDSALNCTRAINNKQLFGRVIKASIAIDNGRAAEFIRRRNYFDKSKCYECGESGHLSYACPKNMLGEREPPKKKEKKKKKKVPEPEEEVEEVEVSEEEGEDPALDSLSQAIAFQQAKIEEEQNRWRASPGGPSASDDSRRPRIKKSTYFSDEEELSD
- the Zcrb1 gene encoding zinc finger CCHC-type and RNA-binding motif-containing protein 1 isoform X3, which produces MIYTGVTIMKDKDTRKSKGVAFILFLDKDSALNCTRAINNKQLFGRVIKASIAIDNGRAAEFIRRRNYFDKSKCYECGESGHLSYACPKNMLGEREPPKKKEKKKKKKVPEPEEEVEEVEVSEEEGEDPALDSLSQAIAFQQAKIEEEQNRWRASPGGPSASDDSRRPRIKKSTYFSDEEELSD
- the Zcrb1 gene encoding zinc finger CCHC-type and RNA-binding motif-containing protein 1 isoform X1; the protein is MSGGLAPSKSTVYVSNLPFSLTNNDLYRIFSKYGKVVKVTIMKDKDTRKSKGVAFILFLDKDSALNCTRAINNKQLFGRVIKASIAIDNGRAAEFIRRRNYFDKSKCYECGESGHLSYACPKNMLGEREPPKKKEKKKKKKVPEPEEEVEEVEVSEEEGEDPALDSLSQAIAFQQAKIEEEQNRWRASPGGPSASDDSRRPRIKKSTYFSDEEELSD